In the Channa argus isolate prfri chromosome 6, Channa argus male v1.0, whole genome shotgun sequence genome, CTGGGTGGGGGGAGGAGCGACAGTGTGTGAAACACTGCTTCATTCTCTGCTGCCATTTTGTCCTTGTGGCAGCACTATTTGATTAACATCggttgtgtgtgcttgtgtttgaaTGTGGGTTTTCCCACATAATGCAGTTGTGTGgtttgtctcacacacacacacaggcagggtTGTCTCCCTGATCTGTGGGTAAACTAAATACTAGTTGTCGTAAAAGCTCCCACCACATAAGACTAAAGTATTTTATAAAGATGGAAGatgattttcattttcctctttggAGTTCCTCACTGAATGAGCATGATAAACCTTCTACTGTCTGAACATGGGGCAGAAGGAAAAGCCGGGATTGAAAACAATCCATTTCCAATTACAAGAaacttaaaacaatacattaataAGCTGTTTTCTGACATGAAATAGGAGCCGTACATGACTCAGCTGGAGCAGACATTAAATGCACTTCACACTGCCATCGCAAAGTCCATGTAACAGACATAGTTCAGAAACCAGCAACATTAACACAACACAATTCAGTCTTTTAACAttctaaatattgttttatcaaCCTTATAGTAGCCATCTCTCCTAACTATTCCATTCATATTCTTTAATTATGTTGTGGTGGCCGTGCAGTCGCTGGCTGGATAATGTTTATAGGCAACTGAttacttttcattgtattttttaatgaaagaatGAAGTGTAACATTTAGGCAGCAAGTCTCTAGGAGGTGGTTTGGGCAGATTTACAAAACAGATGACAATCACAGCAGAGACCAGAGTTTCCCGCTCTCTCACTGTAGCACTTCAATTGAGTCTCGTCTGTGCTTTGGTTAAGGTTCAGGAAAGATTGTGGGTTTGGTTGAACGTAAGTAAACACACTGTGTCTGAAGTCACAGTGCATGAACTTTTCCTGTATTAAACCAAACCATCATTCTtcctctaaccctaaccagGAACTGTGAGTCTACACGAAACTGTACTGAAGTTTAATAAAGATGTAGTGACGATAAGTGCATATTATATTGTAGGATATATATATTTGAATGGAAAGAAAATCTACTGTATTGTCACTTTTCACTCAAATACTGGTGAGAGCTGATTTTAAGGGCATAGCTTAAAGCAAAAATCCATAACTAAAAACCCTGGAGGTCACATCTAGGGGTTGATGTTTCATACAAGAAATGTATAAGAACAAAAAGCACTGTCACCTCATTCCCTCTCAGAATACAGCCCATTACACAGTTCTGCCGACACATTTAGAAGTTTAAAATGAGAAAGACTTCTCTTTAGTCCACTATAAAGCAGGATGCTCTTTTTTAGCCACATAAAGTCCATGTTCTTGGAAAACTACAACAGACATAGCAGTAAAAAGTAAgtaaagcctttttttaaacaagtatATTTTTACAATTCTAGGTAAAattccatgttttcttttgtaatgaCCTTTTAGGGGCCTACTGGCTcattggtagagcattgggttggggtgcagaaggccacaggttcaaATCCTACCCCTCCAAGcatggccctgcccagccaccaatgGCCAACTATTTTTGGTTGGCATTAGATCCCAAAGGTAATAAGTAGATTCTGAGCAAAGTTAAGTTTTTCCAAAGGTGCATTTGTTGTTACCTTAATATGAACCTCTCTTTGTTACCTCTGCCTGCTCCTGAGTCTTGGGatataacatttactgtaacgTTACTAGTTTCTTTTGCCTTGTCTGCTCTATCGTCTCCTCTCCAGTTCTAAAAAGTCATTGGATAAGACTGAATGGCCCACTCATCTCTGCCTCACTGGGcctattctttttaaaataagtcctattatttttaaagtgaaacaCTTTGCGGTCCGGATAGAAACCTCTTTGGGTCTAGACCCTAACCCACAGTATGATCATTTTTTTAGTTCCCTTTTCACCCCAAACCACTGTAGATGGAAATGAATCTGAAATCTGAGGTTTTGAAAAAAGATTTGATATCATTGTTTATCCAGTTGATGGTGACCTTTGAAGAACATCATTTTGTCATGAAGCCTAGATGTTCCTGACTCATCATCAAAAGTGAGTGATTGTTAGAGTTGATGGGCTGCAGCTGGTTTGAAGAAGACCGAGCACTGTATCAGTTTTAATGCAGCAGAGATTATAGCTACAACTATCGATGTCGATACCAGACCTGACTGTATCTGTATAGGTGGAGatggaaaatgtgtgtgctttAGAGCTGTTTCAGGTATAACTGATGAAAACAGAAGTAAATATGACTGTGAGCAAGAATTTCCGTTCTCTGGGAATTTGCTTAACTGGAATATATTGATAAAGACATTACCTTTCAACAATTCAAACTAGAATCAAAGAAGTTTAGTACTCAGTATCAGCGACTACTTAAATGTTAGTATTTGTACTATAAAGGCAGTATTGGGACATTCCCAGCTACAACAATACAATATTGACTTGGGTTTTGAGGAtgtggacaaaaatatgttACAGTACAGAATGCTAAAAGCCACAGTGTTGATTAGCTTCAACTTTCAATAGGTTGTGTTGTATTGGGTGGTGCTTTCTTTTTGAAATCTCAAGGAACTATTGTTTTACAAAGAACGAAGGAAGAGGTTGTAATGGAACAGAGGTTAGTCTGGATGTAACATAATGCTCTTAATTAAGTACTTCGATCAGTGGCGAAATCTTGATCATAAATTTCCTACTAACATTCCATCAGTACATTATAAAGCGCAGCTTGAAATAAACTAAATTGTTAGATAGTTTTCAGCATAGCGCACTCTGTTGGGTTAATTGTAAATAACATGCACTGTGGCTGCTGCGGCAGCAGAGTTTGTCCGTTGCTGCAGCCGGATGGAAATGTGACCCTCCTTCTATTCAAGACTCCCATTAATCCTCTGAAGGCCTGAAACTTCCAGTGCTGGTGTGTAGACAAGgagatgaggggaaaaaaagaaaaaacaaacctggaAGGCACACAGAGAGGAACCAATTAAAATCATTAGTGCTCAGTATTGACTACTTTCCACAGGATGGAGAGAGACGGGGGGAGATAGAGGGGAGGTGATGGGGGAAGAGGAGAATGAAATGGAAAGATGAGGCCCCTGGTAATTTAAATCCAGATTTCTCCACACAGTTGGAAAATAGGTTAATATCACCTGCTTTCACACTCATACTGAAAGTTAAttaccacccacacacacttgctcTGTCTGACTCTCTGAAATGGAGGAGGGAGAGATTGTGAAGGAGTGATGGAGGGAAAGGTGAGGTGGGGAGAGGTTAGATAGAAAGTAAGAACAGAAGAGGGAGTGATGGGAGCAAATAAAGTAGTGTGAAAGGAAAGGacaggaggaaggaaggaaataaTTGAAGTGGGACGAGCggaggaggagctggggctTTGTGTAAGAAAAGGTAGGAGGGAGGATAAAGCAAGAGAAAAAGCAGGGAGGAGTGATGTAAGAGCAGTGGAATAAAGCTGACAATACAAGACATTacatgactctgtgtgtgtgtgtgtgtgtgtgtgtgtgctgactgAGAGAGTTCTTCTTTTGTGCCTCTCAGTATTCCAGCACTGAGCATCTGTCTGGCACCTTTCTATTGGCCAAGAACACGTCCAGCAAAATGCATTCTTGACTGTGATTGGTCGGTGTGGTCCAGCCCACTATCTCTCCCCAGGAGCCTTTACATCCTCTCACATCTCAATAGGAACCACAATGCTGTTAATTCTGTTTAGTCTAAGTTGGGGTTGAAATTAGATGGAAGAAATATGTAAGAAAAAACGGCTTGGAAACCTCTATGAccagatttttaaatatgtgtaatgAACACAGATAACCTTCAGAATAAAACTGGCGCAGGAAATGAAAGCACAGCTGTCAGAAAAATAGAGTAGGAAAACATGTGTCGTCTCCCGTGTGCTGATCAGAACAGAATGAGAGGAGAATTAGAATCAGACAAGAGTCCTGATTTAATTTACTTTCCCAGTTATTGAGATGTACAGTAACCAGAAGAACAacacaaggattttttttcactttctctatTTCCTTGTCACCAGTCATGAGTCTGAaattacatttagacatttcccaatgttttattgttgcataTGACTTTACCACATTCAGAATAAAGCtggaccaaaaaataaaaatggtgcTCACGTCCAACTGGGATCAGCCAGTGATGCAAACAGGACATCTTTCACAGAGCAGAAATTTTAGTTCAGCTTTCACAGTCTTTGAAGTTTGTAGCTTTGTAGACTTTGTATACAGGGTTTTTTGATGGATGTGGTTAAGATGCAGCTagaggtacaaaaaaagcataatatGACTATAATATGAATGTGGATGAGCTTTCGGGCTTCAGTCTGTCCCTAATATATAGACATTTCTAGCTCTGTTTTCCTGTAAATACTACATCATCAAGCCTGTGATCTCACATTTTGTGGCCTTGCTTTAGATGCCATTTTAGAAACGTTTTGTTTCATGGGTAAGAAAACAGTTTAACACCTTTATGGATTTTAGTACCTGGTCTAAAGTAGCCAGAGCCAGAACCGCAGATAATACAGTGTGGTTGTAAAACCTAACACAAGCTGAAAGAGTCTACAACACCTAACTAAAGCACCATTGCAAGTACACATTAACTTCCCATCTACATTATTACTTACCAGCACTTTGTTTTGTCAATAGAAAACATAAACTAGCTGCAATTACTTTCCATAGAAAACCTAATTGCATAAGCACTGAAATTAGCATACGTGtatagaaacatatttttacgAAGAACCGCACTGCTGGTGATGAATCTCTTTGTCACTGAGAGCAACTGCTTTTACATTATACCGGTTCATTGGATTCATTGTTAGTGTCAAACTCAAATAGAAAAGTGATGCTTCAAGAAAACTGTGAAATGGTGATAAGAGAACACATTCTCCAAAGATTAGGATAACAGTTTGCTGCGATCTCTGTAGTCTGACTACCTAACTGAGCATCACTCCCAAACGGCTCCATAGGTCAAAAGTAGTCAGAGACGGTTCAGTTTAGGTCAGAGATCAGATATGTGTAATGCATTAGTTACTGGATACACTCTGTGCtgaaaaaacactgaagaaTTCTGTTGCTCACCTCACAGTTAATTGCTCATCCATTACTCTGAGCTAGATTACATTCAACACCAAGGACATCAACTAGATAGCATTAACAGCCtaatggcagtgtgtgtgtgtgtgtgtgtgtgtgtgtttgtgtgggctaGTGAGAGGAGATGGGGGCCGATTTCAGTGTGTGACATTAATAATTGCATTACAGGTCTGCACTCTGCTCTCTCGTATACACCAGTTGTTTGTGTCCCCATTAGCCCAGGGCTCTATATACCTTATAGCACATTAGATGAGCGTGTGCTGCTCAGTGCCAGTCTAATTAAGACGGCATCATTTACCTTGAACCGCAGAGACCAACTGCCATTAAGACACAGTTTTACTGTTAGTCCTCATACACACAGTGTTAATACATAGGCAGTCATGACCTTAACTTTTACCTCTGCTAACCTGCAGGAAGACACGTTCTAGACTGGTTCACAGGATCGACTGCAGTGGGTTTAACACAGTTAGAGCTGCCccctaaatgtaaatgatttgcACAGATACAGACCCGATAAACagcataggaaaaaaaaaaactaaaacaagttGTTGCCTGTGTGACTGCTGTAAAACTTGTAATGAGATGCTGTTGCACAGTGTGCAGTGTCCTGCTGTTGTCCCTCTATTCCTCTGCTCATGTTGCTCATCTCACTGTCTTTAACTGCTCCCCTTTATTCTCTTTCTGTGGGGTTTTGTCCAGTATACAAAGAATACAAGGCACCATGTCCTACAcgcactcactctctctccgaATTGATTCGTATAACTAAACCTATTCAGTTTTTGCTTTGTAACTTCCCAGATTGTCTCGGAGGTGTGTGATGATTTTTAAGCATCTTTGGAAATGTTTGCAGAAAGACAAATGATGGATCCTGGGTAACTGAGTCTTTCTCTGGCCCACTGGATGCCTTTCTGCTGATTGATGTGCTAACCAGAGTTGCCAGTTGTAATTGTAGGTGCCATTGTGCTGTAGATCTCTGTATGGATGAGATAATACACACTCGCCCTctgtcttcttctgtctcttccttCTGTCTCGTTGTGCTGTTTGTTTACTTATTCACTGCTCTCTATTCCCCATCGTCTGCCAGTCTGCCTTTCTGCTTGTCTTCCTACACTCCTTCCAAATTGAGAAGGCTGTAATTATCACAGTAGGACAGAAAACAGTCCCAGTGTTTTGCTGCGTAGCAGGATTTGGCAATGGGAGCTCTTAactaaaaaataacaacaacacaattttCACTCAGATTGTGCACGTTTGGTGTCTGGTGATTACATACAACAACACTCTACAAGTGGGTAAGGACCTGTATTTATCAAGCATCTCTGTATCACTCCTTGAAATCAGGCTAGTGGACGATTTGcaaataaaagtacttttatCTAGTGTAAAGTATCTACAAGTTAATTATGAGATTTTCGACCTGGTCTTTCAGTGAGGACTAGGACTCCTCTTAGGGAAGCATATGACACCTTTGTTTTAGGATACTCATAGCTGCAAATGATAGATGATTCGTTGTACATTTTTTGACAATTGAGGTGGAAATGCTGAAATCATTGTCACTTTTCGAGTAAAAACTACTGTAAGTactgtaatatacagtaacacaaTGGTTAAAAACTTCAGTAGGCTTTACGCCAGTTCTATTGTGGGAGTAGGTACGTTTATTAATGTAACTCCACTGGATGAAATTATCTCCATCAGCCCTGTCCAATCACATTCTCCGTATATcagacattttgtaaaataaaaaaacgtatTAGGAGTTTTAATCTATTCTCACGTAGGACTGTTGAGGTGTTAATACTTACGTTTTATGACTTACACACACGTGCTTGGTGATGCTCGGGGCCATTGCTTTAATGTGTGTGCCATTAATGACCCCAACAACTCCAGTTAAACCAGCAATTTGCACAAAGCCCACTTGATATGTTTGGTGGACAAGTGAATGGATCTATGATGCTGTAAAAGCAATTACAGTTTGATTGAGCATGACTGAAATTGTCAGGTGTGACAGACCCAAATCAGTCCCACCTTCCTTAGGACATAAAGACCACAACAATTGTGGCAAACAGTCAATTCAAAAGTACAGAACTTGTTTTAAGTTTCCACTGAGTGTAAATTTGCATTAAGTATTGACGTATTGTGCATCTGGCTGTGTGGTGTATTTATTGAAGGGTGTAGGTTTGTTTGACAGTGAGAGTTTTAGTCCCATATGCAGCATAAAAATCCCTGGTCAAAATGAAACTTTCAAACGATGCAGGATGTAACTAGCAGCATCACCAGCAGGCCTGCCTCTCTGTTATCACTGAGGATATAGGCGTGTATTAGCAGGGTTAGAGCAGTGACAGTGGTGTGTCTGGGGCGTGGAGGCTGCTGGCTGCTGTTTGCCACACAATTCAAGGCCAATTAGCCTGTAATGAAAAGCTAATGAAAGGGTGTTAGGAGCTGACAGTAAGTGGGGCTTCTCTGTGGAGAAAGATAGTCTGTGTGCGTGTTGGTGTGTGGTGAACATTTAGCACACATGGGTTTGTGGCGTTTCCTAGTATAGAAGCAACATGGTAATTATACACCTAAGAGCAGAGAAGCAGATGAATTGAAATGATTTCAATTGCCACAGTGTCTGCAGTTTGTTCAAATAAGTATAGAAGTATTTACATCTTTAATTTCACTGGAACCACAAGTGTGTCCATCATTACACACTCTCAGTGCAACCATGTGATGCTCAGCCTGACAGAAcgttttagtttaaaaactttCTACTAGATCAATTTCATACTTCACCTTCCTCACAGGAGTTTGTGTCAGGATAGATGATATTTGCATGCACatttaaaagccaaaaataCTTTTCAGTTCTGCTGACTGGATGTGTTTCTATACTCTCCGGGCGGCCtctggttttatttcatttttgtacaaTTTTACAACCAACTTGTGCAAGTTTAAACATGCTTTTGGCAGATGTAGGTCAACCATCACTGTACAAATGATGTCCTACTTTCCATGCTTTCAAACACTGCTGTTAGAATTTACACTGTAAACCAACTTTCAGAAATCTTAGCTGTGAAATCAGCTAAGACTTGACCTGACTTGAAATGTAGTTTGTTGTCACTTAGAAGTAATAAACATAAGTTGTTCTGAATTGAATTCTTTTCACTTGAAAGGATGAGTTGAATAAATGAACCTTCAGGAATTTATTCAACTTGTACCCTACAATCTCAGGCCTGGAACGGATTTGAACACAAATAGGCAGCATGATTCTAGACGCTAGCCTTTAATTCATAGTGAATTAAGCCATAGTTgttcatttttactgtttgtatTGGTGCTTAAGTTTACACAGGTACATTTAAATCGAATGAGCAAAACTGAAGCTTAGACAACAGAGCATTTTAATGAAGCTGAAGTTCAACCATATTTAATCACATGACTTCATATAAAGGTCAGCcactcatatttttttaaattaaaacaagtgAAGCTTTACAGAGTATTATTGCACAAACGTATAATCccttaaacacagacacacacgcaaagctttttaaaatacctGAACAATAGAAAAGGGTTTACAGccacagtaaaaagaaaacagtcgAAGCGCAAATTTGCCGCAGGGTGCAACACGCCCTCCCTGTCCATAGTCTTGGTTGTCACTGATCTCTACACCATTGTCCTAAGGGGACAGTCCAACAGCACCTCAGGTACATTTGCTCGAGGTCAACACGCTGCATATTGCCCTGAAACCAGCCTTTGAGCAAAACTCCTACTGGGAACAGGAATGAGCTCTGATGGCCAcaagtgtatgtgcatgtgatgtcaAACATAGCAGGCTTTGccccagatgtgtgtgtgtttatggaacTTCCAAATCTGGCTGCCTTTTGGGTATCGCAAGATTGTCACAATTGAGGGTAACAGCAGGCTAAATCCAACCTCTACAGTAGTAACAGCAAAGCTGCCACAGGCTGCTACAGTCTAATGAGCATTTTCCACACGCATGCTGTAGGCTTCCAGcatacacataataataaacaccATTAGGAAATAAATGGACTTTGACTGACTTGTTGGCTCCCTCCTAAGCAGCCTGGAAGAGTCTAGCCTATTGCTGGAAGACATTTTCAAAGTGAGAAAATTACTGGTATGTTGGAGCCTCGTTCGTTAAACTGCTGTGTCTTACAGATTATGTATGCAGCCTTGTCTGCTATGACCAGTGCATGTTCACAAAGCAGCCGTGAACTGATTTTGATCAAAAATCACAGCTCCTGTTGTCAGAGTCAGTAGCTACTCGACATGGAACTCAAagtcattaaaatgaataagttTACCTTCAGATACTTTGAGGTGTTTTCACTAGGATCAAGAATCATCCTCATTCTTCCTTTATCAGTAGTAACCCTACAACCACAGACTGGATTCATGACAGGAAACTTTTTAagttacatatactgtatttgcaaTGTGGTACCATAACAGTATCTGATTATACACCATGTGATATACCAAATGATGTAGTACATGTTTGCCTTTCAACATATAGTGAGAGTGCATTTATATAGTGTATAGTTAAAACTACAACTATGAGCGTGTTTTCAGGATTAATGCAGTGCAGAGGCAGCATTTCTGAGGCAACTCTGAAGCACTACCAGCTCAAGAAATTCCTCTAAACCGCCCCACTGCCCACCCCCCCTGTATCCACCCCCACTGACTGAAGTTGACACTGAGATGACAGTTTAAGGTCAGACAAAATCTGAAGGGTTGTTTTTGGCATTTCACTTGGGTAGATTCTAGTCTTTCTTCCCTGAATGACTATTGAATTCTATTTAAATGCAGGCTTAGACATTGGTTTGCATTGTTTCAGCTGAGGTGGTTTTTGGTCATGCTCAcaaagccaaatgttttttttttttttctttcactcagaAGTGAAGACTTTCagtttgaaacaaaacaaaaaagtagtcATCCAGGagctgtgtgcatgtatgtgtaactgtgtgtgtttgtagactGAGCTCTGCACATTAGTAGTGTGTTATTATCAGCACACTCGGACACAGTCTGTCTTTTCCCGCCCCATTTGTCCATCTTTTGTGGTGGAAACTGCCAAATCATCAAAATGCAGACCACTGTGGCACTCCTATGACCACGACATGGCTTTTACCGGATCGAGCTCTACTCCCAAAGCCCACATTGGCACATATTTGTGgctgccacttttttttttttttttttaaagagaacaaaatgtgaacacagcAGCTACTTGACTCTCAATTTCAAAGCCATATCTGGTTTGCTTCTGGAGATGGTCCATGGTTTTGAGAGACAGGATTacagtttttgtgtatttcaggaAAAGGGTTATGATAGGGTCATGTTGTAGCAGCCCATCATTTTCTACTCTGTAGCTATTTTCTTTAGTGTTTGCTTTGGTGATGTTACACTCCTTATCCTAGCCATACAATTATTTTGTTCCTTCTTAAACCACCTCTGGTTTTTCTGAAACTTGCAATTGACTCTCAGTGTCCAGAGACCACACAAGGATGATGTCAGGTTTCATTTGGTTGCCTGGAAACTGCAAACACCCCCTCCTCTCCATAGTGTCAATCAGTCTTTTTAGTGCAATGGATAATTATTAGCCCAGCAGGCCTGGGAGTTGAAAGGTCAAGTGATGGATATATGGCAGGCCTTTTGTTCTCGTAAATTCTGCCCCCTTGGCTAACCTACCTCTGCccgtctttttttgtttcaggaTGGAGTGATGATGGGATGGATGTGAATATGGGCCAGTGGGCAGGCATGCGGGCCCCTTTCCTCAGCCTGGCCCTGCTGCTGCCATTGCTGCTCCTCAAGCCACCACCCTGCTGCAGCCAGAACACCCAGGGCAGCCCTCAGGATGGACCTCACTTTGGCTTCACTCAGGCTGTCTACCATGCCACGGTTTATGAAAATTCAGCTGCACGCACCTATGCCAACAGTAAAGTTAAAATGGGCATCCACCTGGCCCAGCGCTCCTGGGAGATCCGCTACAGAATCACCTTAGGTGATGATGAAGGATTTTTTAAAGCAGAGGAATATGTACTAGGTGATTTTTGCTTCTTGCGCATAAGGACTAAAGGTGGCAATGCAGCCATATTGAACCGAGAGATTCAGGATAATTACGTGTTGACAGTGAAAGCCTCTGTCAAGGGAGAGACCCTGCTTGAGACCTGGACTAAAGTCAGCATTCAGGTCTTGGATATGAACGACCTGCGCCCATTGTTCTCACCAACCACTTACTCTGTCACCATTGCAGAGAGCACCCCTCTCAGAACTAGCATCGCACAAGTTACTGCCACGGATGCAGATATTGGCTCAAATGGggaattttactattttttcaAGGAAAAAATTGAGTTATTTGCAGTACACCCAACGAGTGGAGTGGTGTCCTTGAGTGGGAAGCTTAACGTGGATGAGCAGAGCCGTTATGATTTAGAAATACTGGCAGTAGACCGTGGCATGAAGCTCTATGGAAATAATGGGGTCAGCAGCACAGCTAAGCTTTTTGTCCATGTAGAGCGTGTGAATGAGCACTCTCCAGTCCTGAGTGTGGTCCCCCATAGCCCGTCGTGGCTTGATAAAAACCCTGTGTATGCTATGGTCACTGTTGAGGACCTGGATGAAGGCTTAAATGGAGAAATAGACTCAGTGGGCATCGTGGGCGGAGACCCGTCAGAGCAGTTTTTTGTAGAAAGGTCTGAAGAAAGCGAGTTTGCCATAAAGGCATCTGAGTCCGTGAATTGGGAAGTGTATCCATATGGCTGTAACCTAACTTTGCAGGCTAAAGACAGGGGAACCCCACAGAAATTCTCTGCCGTCAAGGTTGTCCACATTATGATCAAGAAACGTCAGACACCAAAAGCTAAGTTTGAGAGGGAGTTGTATGAAGTTAGTTTGAAGGAAATTGCACCACCAGGAACAATCGTAGAAGCTGTTAAAATTAAGCCAGAGCCTGATGATGCAGAGTATATCCTGGCACCTTCTGCTGATTCCGCCTTTTTTCAAATGAACACAATAACGGGCGTCATCTCCACCACTCGCTGGTTCTCGCAGGTGACCCAGAATGTCTTTAATCTTGAAGTACTGGAGATAGACAGTGAGCTCAAAGTTAACGTCCAGGTAACCATTGAAGATGCCAATGACAACACACCAACATTTGCCCAGTCCTCCTATGAAGGTTTTGTAAATGAAAGTGTACCCGTTGGGACCAATGTCCTTACAGTTTCCGCAGCAGATCAGGATAAAGGAGAAAATGGATACATTACTTACAGCATTTCCAGCCTTCAGCCGTTACCCTTTAAAATCAATCAGTTTTCTGGTATTATCAGCACCACTAAAGAGTTGGACTTCGAATCTTCATCAGAGAGCTTTGTGTTTATTGTCAGAGCATCTGACTGGGGGTCTCCTTACAGGCGAGAGAGTGAAGTCAATGTAACAATCCAcctagaaaatgtaaatgacaacCAACCGTTGTTTGAGAAGGTAGCATGCCAGGGCATGATTTCTAGGGATTTTCCAGTGGATGAAGTGATTACAACAATGTCAGCAATCGATGTAGATGAGTTAGAGTTAGTGAAATATAAGATCATTTCAGGAAATGAGTGGGGGTACTTCAACTTGAACCCAGATTCAGGAGTCCTTGCACTACGACGCTCCCTTGCCACAGCCAGTCCAAAGAACGGTATCTTTAATCTTAAAATAACTGCCACAGATGGCGAGAACTTTTCTGATCCTATGTTTGTTAACATCTCAGTTGTTCATGGAAAGTCTCCTCCCAAAAGTTTCAACTGTAAAGAGACAAAGGTAGCTCAAAAACTAGCTGAAAAGTTACTCAAAAAGTCCAAAAGTAGCAACAAGCCCAAAATTGAAGAAGGTTTTATTGACCTTTTCTCTGTCAATCGGCAAACTCCCCAGTTTGACAAAGCTTTTCCTACAGATATTGCTGTAAGGGAAGACCTAAAGGTTGGTGCGAGCGTTTTAAAGGTGAATACATATGATGGTGACACAGGTTTCAATGGTCAGATTCTATACTCTATTTCAGACGGAAACATTGACAGTTGTTTTACTATTGACATGGAAGATGGCCTCATCAGTGTTTTCCTGCCCatggacagagaaaagagagatcGTTATCTTCTCAACCTGACTATCTATGACCTTGGTGTGCCACAGAAATCTGCCTGGCGTTTGCTTACTGTCTACATCGAGGATGCTAATGATAATGCACCCCAGTTTTTGCAAGAGGGAGGGTATAGAATTGTCATACCTGAAAACACAGCTATAGGTACAGATGTCATCCAAGTTGA is a window encoding:
- the fat3a gene encoding protocadherin Fat 3a isoform X12 codes for the protein MDVNMGQWAGMRAPFLSLALLLPLLLLKPPPCCSQNTQGSPQDGPHFGFTQAVYHATVYENSAARTYANSKVKMGIHLAQRSWEIRYRITLGDDEGFFKAEEYVLGDFCFLRIRTKGGNAAILNREIQDNYVLTVKASVKGETLLETWTKVSIQVLDMNDLRPLFSPTTYSVTIAESTPLRTSIAQVTATDADIGSNGEFYYFFKEKIELFAVHPTSGVVSLSGKLNVDEQSRYDLEILAVDRGMKLYGNNGVSSTAKLFVHVERVNEHSPVLSVVPHSPSWLDKNPVYAMVTVEDLDEGLNGEIDSVGIVGGDPSEQFFVERSEESEFAIKASESVNWEVYPYGCNLTLQAKDRGTPQKFSAVKVVHIMIKKRQTPKAKFERELYEVSLKEIAPPGTIVEAVKIKPEPDDAEYILAPSADSAFFQMNTITGVISTTRWFSQVTQNVFNLEVLEIDSELKVNVQVTIEDANDNTPTFAQSSYEGFVNESVPVGTNVLTVSAADQDKGENGYITYSISSLQPLPFKINQFSGIISTTKELDFESSSESFVFIVRASDWGSPYRRESEVNVTIHLENVNDNQPLFEKVACQGMISRDFPVDEVITTMSAIDVDELELVKYKIISGNEWGYFNLNPDSGVLALRRSLATASPKNGIFNLKITATDGENFSDPMFVNISVVHGKSPPKSFNCKETKVAQKLAEKLLKKSKSSNKPKIEEGFIDLFSVNRQTPQFDKAFPTDIAVREDLKVGASVLKVNTYDGDTGFNGQILYSISDGNIDSCFTIDMEDGLISVFLPMDREKRDRYLLNLTIYDLGVPQKSAWRLLTVYIEDANDNAPQFLQEGGYRIVIPENTAIGTDVIQVEATDKDLGPNGEIVYSVLTSTTQFGINSTNGIVYVAGQLDREFVSTFNLKIEARDKAKKGSQRFSVTTLKILLEDVNDCPPLFIPSVYKARALEDLPIGTVVAWLETQDPDLGWGGQVRYSLANDYNGWFEVDRASGAIRLTKELDYETQQLYNLTVKAKDKGRPVSLLSVTYVEVEVVDVNENLYAPYFSQFALTGVVKENARIGTTLLQVTANDDDAGRDGEIQYSIRDGSGLGRFAIDEETGVIYTTDMLDRETKDSYWLTVYASDHGVVPQFATIEVYVQVEDVNDNAPLTSEPMYRPSVPENSPRDVSVIQIQAQDPDATLPTAADRLNYRIISGNPQNFFTINSRTGLITTTTRKLDREQQTEHVLEVLVSDGGPNPRQSTIWVMVQVLDENDNKPIFPEKVYQVKLPERERRKKSEPIYRVFAYDRDDGPNSDLSYSIVDGNEDGKFFIDPKTAVVSSRKAFTAGSYDILTIKATDNGRPQKSTTARLHIEWIRRPAPSALPLLFDEPFYNFTVMENDKVAEIVGVVSLQQSSAPLWFDITVLRVH